In Xanthomonas campestris pv. phormiicola, the DNA window GAACAGCCACTGCAGGTCCGCCTGCGCCAGCCAGTGCCGGCGTTGCGCCGCATCGCGCGGATTGGGACAGAACGGGATGCCGGCGTCGCGACAGGCGGCGGCGATCGCCAGCAGCTGCGCCCACACCTGCGGATGGCTCGGCTGCGGGCCGACCCCCAGGTCCAGCGCCAGGTCGAGTGCGCCTTCCATCACCAGCGACACGCCCGGCACCTGCAGGATCTGCGGCAACGCCCGCACGCCGGCCGCGCTTTCGATCATCGGCACCACGCGCAGGGTGTGCCGGGTGCGCTCGATGTAGTCGGCCAGGGCGACGTTGCCGAAGCCGGTGACGCGGCCGCCGCTGATGCCGCGCCGGCCGCGTGGCGGGAAGTGCGCGGCGGCGACCGCGCGTTCGGCCTGCTCGGCGCTGTCCAGTCCGGCCAGCACCACCCCGCGCGCGCCGGCGTCGAGCACCCGGCCGATCAGCTTGGCGTCGACCTCGGGCACCCGCACCCAGGCTTCGCAGCCGCCCAGTTCGCAGGCGCGGATCGCGTGTTCCAGCTCGGCCGGCGAGCGCAGCACGTGCTCCAGGTCGAGCACCGCGAAGTCGTAGCCCAGGTGGCCGAACATCTCGCACAGCAACGGGCTGGGCACCGAATTGAGCAACCCGATCTTGCAAGCCATGGGGGAGGGCGAGCGGGGCTGGGGAAGGGGCTGCAATCCTGGCCTAAACGATAATGGTTATCAAGTAGGTTTCGGCGGCGGCCACTGCATTCGCGTAGACGTTTTTTGTGCGCGCCGGCACCTATGCCGGGATGCAGCGCGCTTGCGCCGGTGGCGCGGGCTTCTGCGAACGGACGCCGCGCAAGCCTCAGCCCGGCACGGCGCGCATGGCGCGGTAAGGCGGCGTCGCCATCACCATCTCGGCCAGCGAATAGGCCAGCTCGCGCTCGGCCATCACCGTGCCGTCGGCGCCGTGCTCGAGCAGGTGCTTGACCTCGGCATCGCTGTGCGCGCGGGCCAGCAGGGTCAGCCCGGGATTCAGCGCGCGCAGCTTGGCCAGCGCTTCGCCGGCCTCCAGCGGCTGCGGGATCGCCAGGATCGCGATCTTGGCCTGTTCCGGATGCGCCTCGGCCAGCACCCGGTCGGCGGCGGCGCTGCCGCGGATCCCGGGAATGCCGTCGGCATGCGCGCGTTCCACGTGCTCGCGGTTGTCGTCGATCACCAGCACCGGCACCCCGCGCTCGCGCAGCACCGCGGCCAGGGTGCTGCCGACCCGGCCGTAGCCGATCACGATGGCGTGGTCGACCAGGTCCAGCGACGGCCCCGGCGGCAGTTCCGCTTGCACCGTCACCGGCGCCTCCACCGCCTGCCTGGCCTGCCAGCGGTCCAGCCAGGTGAACAGCAGCGGGTTGGCGATGATCGACAGCAGCGCGCCGGCCAGGATCAGGTCGCGCCCGGTCTCGGGCAGGATCGCCAGGCTCACCCCGAGCCCGGCCAGGATGAAGGAGAACTCGCCGATCTGCGCCAGGCTGGTGGAGATGGTCAG includes these proteins:
- a CDS encoding aldolase/citrate lyase family protein, whose product is MACKIGLLNSVPSPLLCEMFGHLGYDFAVLDLEHVLRSPAELEHAIRACELGGCEAWVRVPEVDAKLIGRVLDAGARGVVLAGLDSAEQAERAVAAAHFPPRGRRGISGGRVTGFGNVALADYIERTRHTLRVVPMIESAAGVRALPQILQVPGVSLVMEGALDLALDLGVGPQPSHPQVWAQLLAIAAACRDAGIPFCPNPRDAAQRRHWLAQADLQWLFAGEDRALLQSALRQHAAELRAH